The window TGTCGCTGGTCTGCGCAAAGGCGTCCCGGATTTGGCGATCGTCGGCGGAAGCAAGGTCTATTTCATCGAAGTGAAAACGCCGCGCGGAGTGCTCAGCGACGAGCAATCTGAATTTGGCGTCTGGTGCGTCACGAAGGCCTTTGTCGGATGGGCGTGCTGTAGATCGCTCGACGATGTGAAGACGGCGCTGGCGCATTGGAATATCGAAACAAGGGAAGTGTCATGAGCGCCCTATCAAAATACGTCGTCCGCAAAGGGCCGGTCTACTACGCCGTGCTGCGCGAGGTCGAGAGGCGAAATGCGGAGCGAC is drawn from bacterium and contains these coding sequences:
- a CDS encoding VRR-NUC domain-containing protein, giving the protein MIARPTPITEAALQRAIVQYLDAVLLPSYRAFAIPNAAPRTRTGHASNAVAGLRKGVPDLAIVGGSKVYFIEVKTPRGVLSDEQSEFGVWCVTKAFVGWACCRSLDDVKTALAHWNIETREVS